GCCGCGGCCGAGGGTGGTGATGTTGCCGTGCTGGTCGATTCCCTGGAACCCGGCGGCGATCACGATCGCGCCGGAGTCGAGGAGCCGGCGCATGTGGTCGGTGGAGATCGAGCGGATCCGCGCCTTGGTGTGGGTGCTGTCGGTGCGGATCCCGATCTGGGCCCCGGTCAGGCTCACCGCCTCGACGCCGAGCGACTGCGTCGCCATCGCGAACAGCGCCACGCTCACCTGCTCGCCGGTAGAGAGGAGCATGTCCATCTCCCGGGCGCTGGGGCGTGGCGTGATCTGCTTGGCGAGGTCGACGAGGTAGTCGGTCTGGTGGCCCATGGCGCTGACGACGACGACGACGCGGTCGCCGGCGGCGTGGCGGGCGACCGCCTTGCGCGCGGCGGCGAGGATCTTGTGGGCGTCGGCGACGCTGGTGCCGCCGAACTTCTGCACGACGAGGGCCATCGAAACGGATGCTCCGGAGCGGCGGGAGGGTCGGGTGGTCAGCCCGCGGCGGTGAATGGGCGCGGATCGAGGAGCCGCCCCATGAGGCGATGCCCCGGCTCGATCACCGGGCCGGCGGCGGCGGCCGACTCGTCGAACGCCGTGGCGGAGCCGGGGACGATCCCCTCCCCCGCGATCAAAAACGGCACGCGGCCGCGCGAGTGGGTCTTGGTGGAGAGAAACGTGGGATGGTCGGGGCAGACGAGGATCCGGTGGGGGCCACGCGCGGCCAGGGCCGCGGCCACCGGGCCGATGACATGCCGGTCGATCTCCTCCAGTGCCGTGACCTTCGCGGCGGCGTCGCCCTGGTGGCTCGCCTCGTCGGGGGCCTCGACATGGACGCAGACGAGATCGTCGTGGTCGAAGGCGGCGATCGCGGCCCGCCCCTTGGCGGCGTAGTCGGTGTCGAGGTAGCCGGTGGCACCCGGCACGTCGATCCGCCGCCAGCCGGCAAGCGCCGCCAGGCCGCGGAGCAGGTCGACGGCGGTGATCATCGCGCCAGACACGCCATACGCCTCGCGAAACGGCGGCATCGCCGGCGTGCGGCCGACACCCCACAGCCAGACGTGCGTGGCAGGACGCTTCCCGGCCGTGACCCGGCGGAGGTTGACCGGATGGTCGGCAAACCAGCGGGCGCTGGCGAGCATGATGTCGGCCAGCAGCCGGCTGCCCGTGCCGCGCGGGAAGGCATCGGCGACCGACTTGTCCATCAGGTCGTGTGGAGGGGTGGCGCGGAGATCGGCGCCAAGCGGCGCGGGCGCGCCGGCGTGGCCGCGGTAGAGAAGGAGATTGCGGTAGCTGACGCCGGGGACGAACGACCAGCCCGCCAGCCCGGAAAACTCGGCCTCGAGGCCGGCCTGGGCGGCGGCGAGCAGGTCGCGGGCCTCGTCGGTCGAGACATGGCCGGCGGTGAAATCCTCCATCACGGCGGTCGTGCCGCCGTCGCCGTCGTCGGCGGTGGCGATCGTGACGAGGTTGCAGCGCACGGCCCAGTCGTCGGGGCCGAGGGCGATGCCCTGCGCGGCGGCCTCGAGCGGCGCGCGGCCGGTGAAGCAGGCCAGCGGGTCGTAGCCGAGGAGGCTCATGCACGCCACCTCGGAGCCTGGCGGAAGCGCGTCGGGGACGTGGTCAGTGAGGCCGACGACGCCGCGCGCGGCGAGGGCGTCGAGGTGCGGGGTGCGGGCGGCGGCCAGCGGCGTGCGGCCACCGAGGGAGGCCTGCGGGAGGTCGGCGGCGCCGTCGGGAATCACGATCAGCGTCTTCACGGGCGGCAGGCGCTCCTGTCAGTCGTCGATCACGCCGAGGCAGATGCTGCGGCCGCGGACGACGTCGGACGCGTCGATCGCGGCCACCGCGGCGTTGACGGCCGCCGCCGGCGAGCGATGGGTCATGATCACCAGCGGCACGGCGCCAGACTCCGTCTCGGCCTCGTGCTGGATCACCGCGGCGATCGAGATCCCCTGCTCGCCGAGGCAGCCGGCGATCCGCGCGAGCACGCCGGGGCGGTCGGCGACGAGGAACCGCAGCAGGTGGCGCTCGACCAGGTCGGCGGCGCCGAGCGAATCGGCCGGGCCCTCGGGCTCGAGCATCGCGGTGGTCCGAAACGTGATCGCGGCGCGGCCGACGACGGTGTCGATGATGTCGGCGACGACGGCCGAGGCGGTGGGCATCTGGCCGGCGCCGAGGCCATGGAAAAACATTTTCCCGACGGCGTCGCCGACGAGGCTCACGGCGTTGAAGGCACCGCGCGTCTCGGCCAGCGGCGTGCCGATCCGGACCAGCGTCGGCGCCACGCGCAGGGCGACGCGCGCCGTCCCCGGGGCTCGCGCGGCGATCGCCAGCAGCCGGATGCGGTAGCCGAACTCGCGGGCGGTGGTCATCAGGTCGAGGTCGATCCCCTCGATGCCGCGCCGCGGGATCTGCCCCCACGGCACCCAGGTGCCGAAGGCGAGGTGGGTCAGCAGCGCCAGCTTCTGCGTGGCGTCGGTGCCGTCGACGTCCATCGCGGGGTCGGCCTCGGCGTAGCCCTCGTCCTGTGCGAGGCGGAGGACCTCGGCGTAGTCGGCCCCCTCCTCCTCCATCCGCGAGAGGATGAAGTTGCTCGTGCCATTGAGGATCCCGCGGATGCTCTCGATGCGGTTGGCGGCGAGGCACTCGCCGATCGCGGCCACGATCGGGATCCCGCCGGCGACCGCTGCCTCGAATGCGATCGACCGTCCATGCCGGCGCGCGACCTCGAACAGCTCCGGGCCATGCTCGGCGAGGACGGCCTTGTTGGCGGTGACCACGTCCTTCCCGCTCTCGAGCAGCGCCACCATCATCGACCGGGCCGGCTCGAGGCCGCCGACGAGGAGGGCGACGACCGAGATCGAACGGTCACGCGTGATCGCGCCGATGTCGGTGCCGAGGAGGCCCGGTGGCACCGCGACGGCGCGGGGGCGGTGGAGGTCGCGGACAACCACCCGTTCGACGACGACCGGCCGCCCCGCGTGACGGGCGACATGCTCGGCGGAATCGGCGAGGAGCCGGTAGGCACCCGATCCGACGGTCCCGAGGCCGACGATTCCGACCCGCACTGGCTCCGACATGGCCCCGGTCGCACTCCTTCCCACGCTCGCATCGTACCCGGTTCGACCCCGCGACCGGCGGCCGGCCCCGTGGCCCTGCCCTCTCCGGTCGGCGGATCGGCACCCGGTCGAAAAGAACTTCTGCTGCCGACAGGCTAGCTCACCCGCGGGGACGCGGCGGTGTGGCCCACGCAGCGGCAAGCCTGCCAGGGCGGCGGCTGCCAAAACGGCACGTCTGGCCCGGCGGGTCGCGCGGCTTCGGCGTGGCGGGTCGCGCTTTTCACGGGTTTTGCGTAGGCTCACCCAAGCGGTGTCCGTCTCGGCACGGCGGTTGCATCCCCCCCGGGGCAGGCGGCGCGACTGCCAGGTCCGCCCGTCGCCCCGGCGCGGGAAGCCCGTTGCCGGGGTGCGTCGTCCCGCCCTTCCGTTCATCAGTCCCGCCCATCCGTCCACCAGAGGAGTGCATCCGTGGCCAAGCAAATGGTGTTCGACGACGAGGCCCGCCAGCCGCTGCTCGCCGGCGTTTCGAAGCTCGCCCGTGCCGTGAAGAGCACGCTCGGCCCCCGCGGTCGCAACGCCGTGCTCGACAAGGGCTGGGGCTCGCCGAAGGTCACCAAGGACGGCGTCACGGTCGCCGAGGACATCGACCTCGAGGATCCCTACGAGAACCTCGGGGCGCAACTGGTCAAGGAAGCGGCGAGCAAGACCAACGACGTCGCCGGTGACGGCACCACTACGGCCACGGTGCTCGCCGAGGCGATCTTCCGCGAGGGGCTGAAGATGATCGCCGCGGGGGCCGACCCGATGGCGCTGTCGCGCGGGATCCAGAAGGCCGTGGCCGCCGTCTCGAAGGCGATCGGCTCGATGTCGACGCCGATCAACGAGAAGAACAAGAAGGAGTTGATGCAGATCGCGACGATCGCCGGCAACAATGACCCGGCGATCGGCCAGGTCCTCGCCGAGGCGTTCCTCAAGGTCGGCAAGGACGGCGTGATCACCGTCGAGGAAGGCAAGCAGGCCGAGACGACCGTCGAGGTCGTCGAGGGAATGCAGTTCGACCGCGGCTTCCTCTCGCCCCACTTCGTCACCGACACCGACGCCCAGGTGTGCGAGCTGGAGAATCCGTTCATCCTCCTGTTCGAGGAGAAGATCTCCTCGGCCAAGTCGCTCGTCCCGCTCCTCGAGGCGGTCAGCAAGGCGGGCAAGCCGCTGCTGGTCATCGCCGAGGACGTCGAGGGGGAGGCGCTGGCGACGCTCGTCGTCAACAAGCTCCGCGGGATCGTCCACTCGGTGGCGGTCAAGGCCCCCGGCTACGGTGACCGCCGCAAGGCGATCCTCGGCGACCTCGCCGTGCTCACCGGCGGGCAGGCGATCTTCAAGGATCTCGGCATCGCGCTCGACGGGGTCAAGCTCGCCGACCTCGGCCGCGCCAAGAAGGTGATCGTCGAGGCCGAGAACACGACGATCGTCAACGGCGCCGGGTCGAAGGACGCGATCGCCGGCCGGGCCGCCCAGATCCGTGCCGAGATCGAGCACACCGACAGCGACTACGACCGCGAGAAGCTCCAGGAGCGGCTCGCCAAGCTCGCCGGTGGAGTCGCCCAGATCAACGTCGGCGCCGCGACCGAGACCGAGATGAAGGAGCGCAAGGCCCTCATCGAAGACGCGAAGAGCGCCACCCAGGCGGCTCTCGCCGAGGGGATCGTGCCCGGTGGCGGCGTGGCCTTGTTGCGCAGTGAGAAGAGCATCGACAAGCTCGATCTCGACGGCGACGAGAAGCTCGGCGCGTCGATCGTGAAAAACGCGCTGCGGTACCCGCTCGAGGCGATCGCCGACAACGCCGGCGTCGACGGGCCGGTGGTCGTCAACCGCGTCCGCCACATGAAGGGCAAGAACGACGGGTACGACGCCGACAAGGAGGCCTACTGCGACCTCGTCGAGGCCGGCGTCATCGACCCGGCGAAGGTCGTGCGGACGGCGCTCCACAATGCCGCCAGCGTCGCCAGCCTGCTGCTCACCACCGAGTCGCTGATCACCGAGATCCCCAAGGCCGAGGAGGAGGCGGGGGGCGACAACCACGACCACCACGGCATGGGTGGCGGGATGGGCGGCATGGGTGGCATGGGCGGAGGCATGGGCGGCATGGGCGGCATGGGCATGCCCGGCATGATGTGATCGGCCCGACCGAACCGCACGAGACTCAATTCGAACCTTCTTTCCGCGAGGAGAACCCGAGATGGCAGCCAAGAACCTCAAGATCCGTCCGCTCGAGGACCGCGTCGTCGTCGAGCCCGTCGAGGCCGAGGAGCGGACCGCGGGGGGCATCGTCCTCCCCGACACCGCCAAGGAGAAGCCGCAGCGCGGCCACGTCGTCGCCCTCGGCCCGGGCAAGCTGCTCGACAACGGCCAGCGCGCCGCGCTGTCGGTCGCGATCGGCGACCAAGTGATCTACGGCAAGTACTCCGGCAGCGACATCGAGGTCGATGGCCACGAGGTCAAGATCCTCCGCGAGAGCGACATCCTCGCCAAGGTCGTCGGCTGACGCCGGCGGCGCCCATTTCCGCTCCGACATCCCCGCATCGCTTCCCTCCCGAGGAGATCCCAGTCGTGCCCAAGCAGTTGCTGTTCGACGATCGTGCCCGCGCCAAGCTGCTCAAGGGCGTGGAGAAACTCGCTGGCGCCGTCGCCGTGACGATGGGCCCGACGGGCCGCAACGTGATCATCGACAAGTCGTTCGGCGGTCCGACGGTGACCAAGGACGGCGTGACGGTGAGCAAGGAGGTCGATCTCGACGATCCGTTCGAGAACATGGGGGCGAAGCTCGTCAACGAGGTCGCCTCGAAGACCTCTGATCTGGCCGGCGACGGGACGACGACTGCCACCGTGCTCGCCCGGGCGATCTTCCGCGAAGGGAGCCGGATGGTCGCGGCGGGGAGCAACCCGACCGCGGTGCGGCGCGGGATCGAGAAGGGCGTGGCCGCGGCGGTCGAGCGCCTCCAGGAGATGGCCAAGCGTGTCGAGCGCCCCGAGGAGATCGCCCAGGTCGGCGCGATCAGCGCCAACAACGACCGGGCGATCGGCGATCTCCTCGCCGAGGCCCTCAAGAAGGTCGGCAAGGACGGCGTGATCACCGTCGAGGAGGGGAAGACGACCGAGACGACCGTCCGGTTCGTCGACGGGATGCAGTTCGACAAGGGCTACGTCTCGCCCTACTTCATCAACCGCCCGGCGGAGATGGATTGCGAACTGTCCGACGCCCTGATCCTGATCCACGAAAAGAAGGTTTCCAACCTCCGCGACCTGCTCCCGATCCTCGAGAAGGTCGCGCAGTCGGGCAAGCCGCTGCTGATCATCGCCGAGGACGTCGACGGCGACGCCCTGACGGCGCTGGTCGTCAACAAGCTGCGCGGCGTGCTCAACGTCTGTGCCGCGAAGGCCCCCGGGTTCGGCGACCGCCGCAAGGCGATGCTCGGCGACATCGCCGTGCTCACCGGCGGCACGCTGATCAGCGAGGACCTCGGCATCAAGCTCGAGAACCTCGACCTGTCGCACCTCGGCAAGGCGAAGACGATCACCGTCGACAAGAACGAGACGACGATCGTCCAGGGAGCCGGCAAGTCGGCCGACGTCCACACACGGGTCCTCCAGATCCGCAACCAGCTCGAGGCCACCGAGAGCGAGTACGACCGCGAAAAACTCCAGGAGCGGCTCGCCAAGCTCACCGGCGGCGTCGCGATCGTGTCGGTCGGTGCCGGCACCGAAGCGGAGATGAAGCAGAAGAAGGCCCGCGTCGAGGACGCCCTCCACGCCACGCGTGCGGCCGTCGAAGAGGGGATCGTCCCCGGTGGCGGCGTGGCCCTGCTCCGCTGCCGCGCGGCCGTCGAGAAGGTCCGCGGCCAGGCCAAGGGCGACGAGAAGATCGGCGTCGACATCATCCTCCACGCCCTCGAGGCCCCGATCCGGCAGATCGCCGAGAACGGCGGGATCGACGGGTCGGTGGTCGCCGACGAGGTCGCCGGCAAGAGCATCCACATCGGCTACGACGCCAACACCCGCGAGTATGTCGACATGCTCGAGGCGGGGATCATCGATCCGGTGAAGGTCGTCCGCGTGGCGCTGACCAACGCGGCGAGCATCTCCGGACTATTGCTCACCACCGAGGCCTTGGTCACGAACCTCGACAAGGACGACGCGAAGAAGAACCGCGCCGAAGGCTCCGTCCGCTGACCGGCGGGCGGTCGGGCCGCAAGGCTGCGGAGTCGGTCCGATGGCCACCACCATGTCCCAGCCGCGCGATTATTACGAGGTGCTTGGCGTCGACCGGCGGGCCGACGGGAAGCAGATCGCCGACGCCTACCGGAAGCTGGCGATCCGCTACCACCCCGACAAGAACCCCGGCGACCAGGAAGCGGCCGAGCGGTTCAAGGAGGCCGCCCGGGCGTTCGAGGTGCTGTCTGACGACGGGCTCCGGTCGCGCTACGACCGCTTCGGCCACGCCGGCCTCCAGGGAGGGGCGGGGCCGCAGCCGTTCAACGATATCGGCGACATCTTCGAGGCGTTCGGCGACATTTTCGGTGGCGGCGTGTTTGGCGGGGGCCAGCGGCGCGGCGGCCGGCCGCGTCCGGGGCGCGACGTGTTTTGCGCGGTGTCGCTGTCGCTGGTCGAGGCGGCCCGTGGCGTGACCAAGGCGGTCACGTTCACCCGCCACGAGGCCTGCGGCACGTGCGACGGCAGCGGCGCCCGCAAGGGCACGAGCCCCGTGCCGTGCGACTACTGCGCCGGCCGCGGCCAGGTGATCCAGTCGGCCGGCGTGTTCCGCCTCCAGACCACCTGCCCGGCGTGTCAGGGGCGCGGGACGGTGATCCGCGACCGCTGCCCCGACTGCGGCGGCGCGGGGCTCACCGAGGAGCAAGTCGAGCGGCGGGTGCCGATCCCCGCCGGCGTCGATGCCGACGTGCGCGTCAGGCTCACCGGCGAGGGGGAGCCGAGCGCTGCGGGCGGGGCCCCGGGCGACTGCTACTGTGTGATCGAGATCGAGGAGCATCCGTTCCTCACGCGGCAGGGGCGCGACCTGCACTGCGAGGTCCCGCTGACGGTCAGCCAGGCGGCGCTTGGCGCCACCGTCGACGTGCCGAGTCTCGACGGGCCGCGCCCGCTCGAGGTGAAGCGCGGCACGCAGCCCGGCGACGTGATCCGGCTCCGTGGCGCGGGAATGCCGGAGGTGCGCGGCCGTGGCGTCGGCGATCTGCACGTCCATGTCCATGTCGAAGTGCCGCGGGCCCTGTCGCCCCGTGCCGAGCAGCTGTATCGTGAGCTGGCGGCCGAGGAGCAGAAGGCGGTGAGTGCGAAGCGCTCCGGGTTCTTCGAGCGGCTGGCGGAGTATTTCCGCTCCCAGCCGGCCCGGGAGGATTCCGATGAAGACCGCCCCGACGGCGGACGGGAGAAGCCGAAACGATGAGCCATCCGGGTGACGAGCGTGCCGAGCCGCGCCATGACCGCTCCGGCGACGAGACGGTGGCCGATCTCGAGGCCTTCCGCCAAGCGCGGGCCGCCGCGGCGGGCGGAGACGCGGCGGGGCAGGAGTTGGCCGAGGCCCGCGACCGCCTCCTCCGCGCCCAGGCGGAGCTGGAGAACTTCCGCCGCCGTTCGCGGCGTGAATTCGAGGAGGCGCAGCGCTACCGCGAGATCGACTTGCTCCGCGATCTCCTCCCGGTGCTCGACAACCTCCACCGTGCCGTCGAGGCCGCCGACAAGACGACCGACATCGACAGCCTCCGGGCCGGTTTCAAGATGACGGCGCAGCAGATCGAGAAGCTGCTCGAGGCGCACGGCTGCCGCGTGATCGACACCGACGGCCGGCCGTTCGACCCGACCGTCCACGACGCCGTCCTCGAGCAGGTGGTGCCGGGGCAGCCGGCGGGCGCGGTCGTCGGCGTGGGCAGCCGCGGCTACGTGCTCCACGACCGCGTCGTCCGCCCCGCGCAGGTGATCGTCGCGAAGGAGGGGTGAGGAATGCCGACCTACGACTACGTCTGCGACGGCTGCGGGCACGCCTTCGAGCTGTTCCAGTCGATGACCGATGCGGTGAAGAAGACCTGCCCGAAGTGCGGCAAGAAGAAACTCCGCCGCCTCATCGGTGCGGGCGGGGCGATCGTCTTCAAGGGGTCGGGGTTCTACAAGACCGACTACCGCAGCGAGTCCTACAAGAAGGCCGCCGCGGCCGAATCGCCGAAGACGGGCGACGGCGGCAAGGGGTCGGGCAATTCGGGGGAGTCCTCGGGCGGCGGTTCGTCGGGGAGCAAGGACTGACGGCGGCCCGGCTCCGCCCGGGAGCCATCACCGGAGGCCCGTTCACCACATGCCCCGTTGCCCCGTCTGCAGTTCGTCGGTCGATCTGACCGCGCTGGCGACCCCACCGTTTTGCAGCGAGCGCTGCCGGCTGGTCGACCTCGGCCGCTGGCTCGGAGAGTCGTACGGCCTGCCGCGCCCGCGGGGCCGTGCCGACGCCGATGAAGACGAAGCCGGCGGCGACGCCAATCCGGCCGACTCCGACGGCGACGACGACGCCGGGTGAGCACGGCGGGAAGGCACGGCGGCGCGATTCCGCGGCGGTCCGTATACTCCCCGCCGGTCGTCGCCGGCAGGGCCGGTGACGCCGCCAGCGCTCCCCGAGGGTGAGCGACCTCCCCCGAGGGTCAGCAGTCCGATGCCGGCAGATCAGCCCGATCCCGTCCCCTCCCCCTCGGTTGCCGACGAGGCCGTCGTCGCCTCCGCCACGGCCGCCGTCACGTTCGCTGCGGCTGCCCCGGAGCCGGCCGGTGCGGCGGCGTCCGCCGGAGCGGCGCCGACGATCGCCGGCGACGGAGTGGTGCACGAGATCCGCTGGAGCGACGCCCTCCCCTGGTGGCTGCTGTTCCGCGCCGCCGCGGCGGCCTTCTCGCCGACGGTGATCCTGCTCGCGGCCGCGGGGAGCTTGGCCTTGTGGGCGGGGTGGTCGGTTGCCGACAAGGTCGGCCTCCCCGCAGCCGGTGGCGCGTTGCCGTCGCCCTCGGCGACGGCAACGACCGCCGTCCGGCCGTTCGACGGTGCGGCGCTGCTCGCGGCCGCGGTGAACGTGCTGCCGCCGCCGGCCGCCCAGGCGGTCGGGCAGGCGCTGGCCCTCTTCTCACCGAGCGTGACCGCGGCCACGGCGTGTGGCGCGCTTGTCCGTCTCGGGTGGTTTGTCGTCGTCTGGTCGCTGTTCGGCACGGCGATCGCCCGCGTCGTCGGCCTGCGCCTCGCGCGCGAGGAGCCGCTCGGCTTCGCCGGTGCCGTTCGCGAGGGGATGCGGCTGTGGACCGCGCCGACCAACGCCGCGCTGTTCACGCTCCTGGCGATGCTCGGCCTCTCGCTGCCGGGGATGCTGCTGGGATTCCTGATGCGGACCGAATGGGGGCTCGCGGCGGTCGGTGTGATCTGGCCGCTGTTCCTCGCCGCCGGGCTGGTGCTGGCGCTGCTCGCGGTCGGTGTCGTCGTCGGGTGGCCGCTGATGGTGGCGGCCACCGGCATCGAGCGCGGCGACAGCTTTCAGGCGATTTCGACGTCGTTCTCCTATCTCTACCAGCGACCGCTCCACGCCGCCTTCTACGCGTTTCTCGCCGCCATCGTGGCGGTGCCGGCGCTGACCGTGGCGGCGCTGTTTGCCGATGCGACGGCGGGGATGGCGCTGTGGGGGGCGAGCTTCGGCATGGGGCACGAGCGGACGACCGCCGTGCTCGGGGCCGGCTTGTGCGAACAGGCGCCGTTCGGGGCCCGGGCGATCAGAACGTGGACCGACGCCCTCGAGTCGATCCTCGGGGCGTTTGGCTGGGGCTATTTTTGGTCGATCGCCACCGCGGCTGTCCTGCTCCTCCGCCGCGACGTCGACGGCACCGAGATCGACGAAATCAACGCCGAAACGACGGACTTGGGCTAGCAACGACGCTGCCGGACTCCGGCCCCGTTGGCGTGGGGCGGGATCGTGATCTACGATGGTTCCCGAGTTCAGGGGGGCGTGGGGGAGCCAAGTCTCGACCCACCCTTGAGGAGGGGTAGCCATGGTGGTGGACCGGGGCGGCTCGCGGCGGAATCCCTTCATGTTCGTCGGGTTTTTCCTGGCGGCGGCGTTGCTCGCCTGGATCCCCCTGGCCGGCGCCGCCGACACCGCGGCCGACGCGGTGAGCTTCCACCGGCAGATCCGGCCGATCTTCCAGGCACGCTGCCAGGGGTGCCACCAGCCCGCTCGCGCCGAGGGGGGTTATGTGATGACGTCGGCCGCCCGGCTGCTCGGCACGGGCGACTCGGGCACCGCCGGGGTCGTGCCCGGCCAACCAGACGCCGGCGAACTGCTCCGCCGTGTCACTCCAGATGCCGACGGCAAGGCCGACATGCCGCGCGAGGGGAAGCCGCTGGCAGCCGCCGAAATCGACCTCGTCCGGCGCTGGATCGCCGCCGGCGCCATCGACGATTCCCCGGCCAGCGCCGGCCAGGTCGTCGACGCCGATCATCCGCCCGTCTACACGCGCCAGCCGGTGATCACGTCGCTCGACTTCTCCCCCGACGGCCGGATGCTGGCCGTGAGCGGGTTCCACGAGGTGCTGCTGTTCGACGTCTCGGCGCCCGAGGCCCCGACGGCGCCGCTGCGGCGCCTCGTCGGCCTCGCCGAGCGCGTGGAACGCGTCCGGTTCTCCCCCGACGGCACGCTGCTGGCGGTCACCGGCGGCAATCCCGCCCGGCAGGGAGAGGTGCAGATCTGGAATGTCGCCGACGGGGCGCTGGTGCGCAGCGTCGCGGTGACGTTCGACACCGTGTTCGGCGGCTCGTGGAGCCCCGACGGCAAGACGCTCGCCTTCGGCTGCGCCGACAATACGCTCCGGGCGATCGACGTCGCCACCGGCACGCAGGTCCTTTACCAGGGGGCCCACGAAGACTGGGTCCTCGACACCGTCTTCTCGCCGAAGGGTGACCATGTCATCTCGGTGGGGCGCGACATGACCGTCAAGCTCACCGAGCTGTCGACGCAGCGCTTCGTCGACAACGTCACGTCGATCACGCCGGGGGCGCTGCGCGGCGGGCTGGCGGCGGTCGACCGCCACCCGACGCTCGACCAGATCGTCGCCGCCGGTGCCGACGGCACGCCGCGCGTGTATCGGATCCACCGCCATTCCCCGCGCGTGATCGGCGACGATGCGAATCTCATCTTCCCGCTGTTCCCGATCTCCGGCCGCGCGCTGGCCGTGCGCTTCTCGGCCGACGGCCGCCGGATCGCCGCCGCCGGCGGGCTCGACGGCCAGGGAGAGCTGGTGATCGCCAGCTACGACTACGACGCCGACGTGCCCAAGCCGATCCTCGACGTGATGGCCAAGGTGCCGGGCGAAACCCGCCGCAAGGGCACGCAGCGCAGCGACGACGAATGGAAGCGGCTCGACGACTACCGCGACCAGGGCACGCGCGAGTTGGCCCGGGTCTCGCTGCCCGGTTCGGTCGCCTACGCCGTCGCCTTCCATCCCGGGGGGCGCGAGGTGGCCGTCGGCGGCGCCGACGGAGTCGTGCGCTTCCTCGCCACCGAGGGGGGTGCGCCGGGCCGGTCGTTCGCCGTGGCACGGATCGACGAGCAGGTGGCGGCCGACACCCGGCTGCCTCTTCCCTGGCCGGGCGACGGGCCGCTCGAGGCCGAACCGGCTCCCCCTGCCGCGCCGACCGGATTGGCACTCACCCCGGCGGCGATCAGCCTCGTCGGGCCGTTTGCCATCGCGCAGGTCGTGGTCACCGGGCGGCTCGCCGACGGGACCACGATCGACCTGTCGCGTGCCGTGCGCTACGAGCCGCTCGCCGGCCTGCCCGTCGTGGCCGGCGCCGCGGGCCTGCTCCGGCCGACGGGCGACGGCGCCGGCACCGTCCGTGTGACGTGGGGCGACCCGGCCTCCGGCGGGCTGGTGGCCGACCTCCCCGTCGACGTCAGCGGCGTCGGCGTCCAGCCGACCGTCGACTTCATCCGCGACGTCAATCCGGTGCTCTCGCGGCTCGGCTGCAACCAGGGCACGTGCCACGGCGCCGCCAAGGGGAAGAACGGGTTCAAGCTCTCGCTCCGTGGCTACGACGCGCTGTTCGACGTCCGCGCCTTCACCGACGACCATGGCAGCCGCCGGGTCAACGTCGCCAGCCCCGACGACAGCCTGATGCTCCTCAAGGCTTCGGCCGCCGCGCCCCACGGCGGTGGCCAGCTCGCCACGCCCGGCCAGCCGGCCTACCAGCTCGTGCGCCGCTGGATCCAGCAGGGGGCGAAGCTCGACCAATCCGTCCCGCGCGTCACCGGGATCGAGGTCTTCCCGGCCGCCGCGGTGATCGATCTGCCGGGGCGCCGGCAGCAGTTTCGCGTCACGGCGCGCTACGCCGACGGCACGGTCCGCGACGTGACGCGCGAGGCGTTTCTCGAGAGCGGCAACAACGAGGTGGCGACCGCCGACCGGACGGGGCTCGTGACGGCCGTGCGGCGCGGCGAGGCCCCGATCCTCGCCCGCTACGAAGGGGCCTACGCGGCGGTCACGCTCACGGTGATGGGGGACCGCGCCGGGTTCCAATGGAGCTCGGCCGAGACCTGGGGCCCGATCGACGAGTTGGTGGCGGAAAAGTGGAAGGCGCTGCAGATCGAGCCTGCCCCGCTCTGCTCCGACGACGAATTCCTCCGCCGCGTCACCCTCGACCTCACCGGCCTGCCGTCCAGCGCCGGCCAGGTGCGCTCGTTCCGCGCCGACCGCCGCGACACGCGCATCAAGCGCGCCGAGCTCGTCTCCCGGCTCGTCGCCAGC
This is a stretch of genomic DNA from Planctomycetota bacterium. It encodes these proteins:
- the groL gene encoding chaperonin GroEL codes for the protein MPKQLLFDDRARAKLLKGVEKLAGAVAVTMGPTGRNVIIDKSFGGPTVTKDGVTVSKEVDLDDPFENMGAKLVNEVASKTSDLAGDGTTTATVLARAIFREGSRMVAAGSNPTAVRRGIEKGVAAAVERLQEMAKRVERPEEIAQVGAISANNDRAIGDLLAEALKKVGKDGVITVEEGKTTETTVRFVDGMQFDKGYVSPYFINRPAEMDCELSDALILIHEKKVSNLRDLLPILEKVAQSGKPLLIIAEDVDGDALTALVVNKLRGVLNVCAAKAPGFGDRRKAMLGDIAVLTGGTLISEDLGIKLENLDLSHLGKAKTITVDKNETTIVQGAGKSADVHTRVLQIRNQLEATESEYDREKLQERLAKLTGGVAIVSVGAGTEAEMKQKKARVEDALHATRAAVEEGIVPGGGVALLRCRAAVEKVRGQAKGDEKIGVDIILHALEAPIRQIAENGGIDGSVVADEVAGKSIHIGYDANTREYVDMLEAGIIDPVKVVRVALTNAASISGLLLTTEALVTNLDKDDAKKNRAEGSVR
- the dnaJ gene encoding molecular chaperone DnaJ; translation: MSQPRDYYEVLGVDRRADGKQIADAYRKLAIRYHPDKNPGDQEAAERFKEAARAFEVLSDDGLRSRYDRFGHAGLQGGAGPQPFNDIGDIFEAFGDIFGGGVFGGGQRRGGRPRPGRDVFCAVSLSLVEAARGVTKAVTFTRHEACGTCDGSGARKGTSPVPCDYCAGRGQVIQSAGVFRLQTTCPACQGRGTVIRDRCPDCGGAGLTEEQVERRVPIPAGVDADVRVRLTGEGEPSAAGGAPGDCYCVIEIEEHPFLTRQGRDLHCEVPLTVSQAALGATVDVPSLDGPRPLEVKRGTQPGDVIRLRGAGMPEVRGRGVGDLHVHVHVEVPRALSPRAEQLYRELAAEEQKAVSAKRSGFFERLAEYFRSQPAREDSDEDRPDGGREKPKR
- a CDS encoding nucleotide exchange factor GrpE, with translation MSHPGDERAEPRHDRSGDETVADLEAFRQARAAAAGGDAAGQELAEARDRLLRAQAELENFRRRSRREFEEAQRYREIDLLRDLLPVLDNLHRAVEAADKTTDIDSLRAGFKMTAQQIEKLLEAHGCRVIDTDGRPFDPTVHDAVLEQVVPGQPAGAVVGVGSRGYVLHDRVVRPAQVIVAKEG
- a CDS encoding zinc ribbon domain-containing protein — protein: MPTYDYVCDGCGHAFELFQSMTDAVKKTCPKCGKKKLRRLIGAGGAIVFKGSGFYKTDYRSESYKKAAAAESPKTGDGGKGSGNSGESSGGGSSGSKD
- the yacG gene encoding DNA gyrase inhibitor YacG, with product MPRCPVCSSSVDLTALATPPFCSERCRLVDLGRWLGESYGLPRPRGRADADEDEAGGDANPADSDGDDDAG